A stretch of the Mustela nigripes isolate SB6536 chromosome X, MUSNIG.SB6536, whole genome shotgun sequence genome encodes the following:
- the SERTM2 gene encoding serine-rich and transmembrane domain-containing 2, producing MTEVHFRYHGNLTGRAHFPTLATEVDTTSDKYSNLYMYVGLFLSLLAILLILLFTMLLRLKHVISPITSESTESVPQFTDVEMQSRIPTP from the coding sequence ATGACGGAGGTGCATTTCAGGTACCATGGAAATCTCACTGGCCGGGCCCATTTCCCCACCCTGGCAACAGAGGTCGACACCACCTCAGATAAGTATTCCAACCTCTACATGTATGTGGGCTTATTCCTGAGCCTCCTGGCCATTCTCCTCATCCTGCTCTTCACGATGCTCCTTCGGCTCAAACATGTCATCTCACCCATCACTTCTGAGAGCACCGAAAGTGTCCCTCAGTTCACAGATGTAGAAATGCAGAGTCGAATCCCCACTCCGTAA